Proteins encoded by one window of Candidatus Methanosuratincola sp.:
- a CDS encoding TFIIB-type zinc ribbon-containing protein encodes MSDVCPECGGVLKFDPSRKRYVCQSCGLSLSREEIDEIRYKDRRLDEEDEKERVRKEYLKWWATKK; translated from the coding sequence GTGAGCGATGTTTGCCCCGAATGTGGCGGGGTCCTGAAATTTGACCCTTCAAGAAAGCGCTACGTCTGCCAGAGCTGCGGTCTCTCGCTCTCACGGGAGGAGATAGACGAGATACGCTACAAGGATCGGAGGCTCGATGAAGAGGACGAGAAAGAGAGGGTCCGAAAGGAGTACCTGAAATGGTGGGCAACCAAGAAGTGA
- a CDS encoding molybdopterin-binding protein, translated as MVGNQEVTLEGGSKKSSRLEVEIISSGRELLIGRTVNTNAAWIASRLTGIGASVTRVVTVGDSVHEISCAITEALARKPDAIIVTGGLGPTYDDMTVEALASALRAPKVLNEEAHRLVSEKYSSMGLPMAPQRIKMAYLPLGSVPIRNDVGTAPGVSAEFRETSIFCLPGVPKEMKAMFDSGVLPSLSKRSGAVYGERTLLVENVPESTLASTIDEVRRQHPNVYFKSHPKGSEALPVIEMHLSAYATDADALSSVLNSAENEFLSAAKKIGALVRRG; from the coding sequence ATGGTGGGCAACCAAGAAGTGACCTTGGAAGGCGGCTCGAAGAAGAGTAGCCGGCTGGAAGTCGAGATAATCTCCTCAGGCAGGGAGCTTCTTATCGGTAGGACTGTGAACACAAATGCCGCATGGATCGCCTCGCGCCTGACCGGAATCGGGGCGTCTGTGACCCGCGTGGTTACGGTCGGGGATTCCGTCCATGAGATATCCTGCGCCATAACCGAGGCACTCGCGAGGAAACCGGACGCAATAATCGTCACAGGTGGTCTTGGACCGACCTACGACGACATGACCGTGGAGGCGCTCGCCTCTGCCCTCCGCGCGCCAAAAGTTCTGAACGAAGAGGCCCACCGGCTCGTCTCTGAGAAGTACTCTTCTATGGGATTGCCGATGGCTCCCCAAAGGATCAAGATGGCGTACCTCCCCTTGGGCTCTGTGCCGATCAGGAATGATGTTGGAACTGCCCCTGGGGTATCTGCCGAATTCCGGGAAACAAGTATCTTCTGCCTGCCTGGCGTGCCGAAGGAGATGAAGGCAATGTTCGACTCCGGCGTGCTGCCATCCCTGTCAAAGCGCTCCGGCGCTGTCTACGGCGAACGAACCCTGTTGGTGGAGAATGTTCCCGAATCCACTCTCGCCTCCACAATAGATGAAGTCAGGCGGCAGCACCCGAACGTGTATTTTAAGTCGCACCCCAAGGGATCAGAGGCTCTCCCTGTGATCGAAATGCACCTCAGTGCATACGCTACTGACGCTGATGCGCTGTCCAGCGTCCTGAACTCCGCCGAGAACGAATTTTTATCTGCTGCCAAGAAGATCGGAGCCTTGGTCAGGAGGGGGTAG
- a CDS encoding ATP/GTP-binding protein, with product MKFAFLMGTAGSGKSTLVLSLRDRISSSEVSVATLNLDPGVRWLPYSPDVDVREYIDYDRLVEDYKLGPNGALIASVDASVNHIHEMRDELDKIGADYVLVDTPGQMEIFAYRGAGRAIANALSDGNYCTVFLADSIFLNRPSDFVSILLLSYSIQARFHAPQINCISKCDLLPREVYERGCLWTEDPEFLKQDFLSEQMDLHIEISERVLEALLEMGGLGEFIFTSSNTGEGLDDLYAQIQRIHSGGEDQ from the coding sequence TTGAAATTTGCGTTCTTGATGGGCACCGCAGGATCAGGGAAGTCAACATTGGTCCTATCACTCCGTGACAGGATCAGCAGTTCAGAGGTCAGTGTTGCAACGCTCAACCTCGACCCCGGGGTCCGGTGGTTGCCTTACTCACCCGACGTGGATGTCAGGGAGTATATCGACTACGACAGGCTTGTGGAGGACTACAAGCTGGGTCCCAACGGGGCGCTGATCGCCTCCGTGGACGCCTCTGTGAACCACATACACGAGATGCGGGACGAGCTCGACAAGATCGGGGCCGACTACGTCCTCGTCGACACCCCGGGGCAGATGGAGATCTTCGCCTACAGGGGTGCTGGTAGGGCCATAGCCAATGCCCTCTCAGACGGGAACTACTGTACAGTCTTCCTCGCAGACTCGATCTTCCTCAACAGGCCGTCCGACTTCGTCTCGATACTACTGCTCTCATACTCCATACAGGCGAGATTCCACGCACCACAAATAAACTGCATCTCAAAGTGCGACCTGCTGCCAAGGGAAGTCTACGAGAGGGGTTGCCTCTGGACAGAGGACCCGGAATTCCTGAAACAGGATTTCCTGTCGGAGCAGATGGATCTGCACATCGAGATCTCGGAGCGCGTCCTCGAGGCATTGCTTGAGATGGGGGGTTTAGGAGAGTTTATATTTACCTCTTCGAATACAGGAGAAGGACTTGACGACCTGTATGCACAGATACAGCGGATTCACTCCGGTGGAGAGGATCAATAG
- a CDS encoding DUF373 family protein, producing the protein MSLKGKRILVLSVDKDDDVGRITGAKTPVVGREQVSSVATLFAVKSPEDSDVNSIFAAINTYDSILSEGYECEVAVIAGSAEGGFKADLKISRELEEVLKRFEADGVVFVSDGAADEQVIPTVQSRIPIISVKRIFVQQEKSVEETYVLLYRYLKKLSEPQHSKLGLGVPGAVLIVTTLLYFLNLINYALITLGVVVGSILLVKGFRIDSALKQVWSESPIRFITTVIAGIIATVAIYQGFSLAFMNVTLPDQTAYFVSLVLSNTIDLLVIGIAIFLGGKAVVKYLEGAPKLWHEIVGLVSLIFIRQVTLDASSIIADPASGATPLILSAGLGVLVCTLLAVVFTIPTRLKKSAGTPQV; encoded by the coding sequence ATGAGCCTCAAGGGCAAGAGGATACTCGTCCTCAGCGTGGACAAGGATGATGATGTTGGCCGCATCACAGGAGCAAAGACTCCAGTAGTCGGCAGGGAGCAGGTCTCCTCTGTGGCAACCCTTTTCGCTGTAAAGAGCCCTGAGGACTCGGACGTCAACTCGATATTCGCGGCTATCAATACTTACGACTCTATTCTCAGCGAGGGTTACGAGTGCGAAGTTGCCGTCATAGCCGGATCTGCCGAAGGGGGCTTCAAGGCAGACCTGAAGATAAGCCGTGAGCTGGAGGAGGTCCTCAAGCGTTTCGAAGCCGACGGCGTGGTCTTCGTCAGCGACGGGGCGGCGGATGAACAGGTCATCCCGACCGTCCAGTCGAGGATACCTATAATCTCAGTGAAGAGGATATTCGTGCAGCAGGAGAAGAGCGTCGAAGAGACATACGTCCTCTTGTACCGGTACCTCAAGAAACTATCCGAGCCGCAGCACTCGAAGCTCGGGCTGGGCGTGCCTGGGGCCGTCCTCATAGTCACTACCCTGCTTTACTTCCTTAACCTGATAAACTATGCCCTGATAACCTTGGGCGTGGTCGTTGGTTCAATCCTTCTGGTTAAAGGTTTTAGGATAGACAGTGCGCTGAAGCAGGTCTGGTCAGAGTCGCCTATCCGGTTCATTACAACAGTCATCGCTGGAATAATAGCCACTGTGGCCATCTACCAGGGGTTCAGCTTAGCATTCATGAATGTGACCCTCCCAGACCAGACGGCCTATTTCGTAAGCTTGGTCCTCTCGAACACGATCGACCTGCTGGTCATAGGCATAGCGATCTTCCTGGGAGGCAAGGCTGTGGTCAAGTACTTGGAAGGGGCACCAAAGCTCTGGCACGAGATCGTCGGTTTGGTATCGCTCATCTTCATAAGGCAGGTGACATTGGACGCATCCTCAATCATCGCAGACCCGGCAAGCGGCGCGACCCCGCTTATCCTATCAGCAGGCCTCGGTGTACTTGTGTGCACCCTACTCGCAGTGGTGTTCACAATACCGACAAGGCTGAAGAAATCGGCCGGAACCCCTCAGGTTTGA